The proteins below are encoded in one region of Alistipes communis:
- a CDS encoding DUF3109 family protein, translating into MIEIDDKIVSLDLLRECFACDLSRCKGICCVEGNAGAPLEIEEVATLEAQYETYKPYMPPEGIAAVERQGFMVVDDEGDYTTPLVGDAECAYSYTENGVTLCAVERAFREGRCSFRKPISCHLYPIRVVRFSNGTLGLNYHRWEVCRPAVECGRRLGIPVYKALREPIVRRFGEEFYRALEAAEEFLHEQER; encoded by the coding sequence ATGATCGAAATCGACGACAAGATCGTAAGCCTCGACCTGCTGCGCGAGTGCTTCGCCTGCGATCTGAGCCGCTGCAAGGGCATCTGCTGCGTCGAAGGCAACGCCGGCGCACCGCTCGAAATCGAGGAGGTCGCAACGCTCGAAGCCCAGTACGAGACCTACAAGCCCTACATGCCCCCCGAGGGCATCGCCGCCGTCGAGCGGCAGGGCTTCATGGTCGTGGACGACGAGGGCGACTACACCACGCCGCTGGTCGGCGACGCCGAGTGCGCCTACTCCTACACCGAAAACGGCGTGACGCTCTGCGCCGTCGAACGGGCCTTCCGCGAAGGACGGTGCTCGTTCCGCAAGCCGATCTCGTGCCACCTCTATCCGATCCGCGTCGTGCGCTTCTCGAACGGTACGCTGGGCCTCAACTATCACCGCTGGGAGGTTTGCCGGCCCGCGGTGGAGTGCGGCCGCCGGCTGGGCATCCCCGTCTACAAGGCCCTTCGGGAGCCGATCGTGCGGCGTTTCGGCGAAGAGTTCTACCGGGCGCTCGAAGCGGCCGAAGAGTTCCTGCACGAACAGGAGCGATGA
- a CDS encoding ABC transporter ATP-binding protein — translation MSAIIECRNLTHYYGRRLIYRDLSFDVPQGRILGLLGKNGTGKTTTINILSGYLKPRSGECRIFGQEVQNLDPVLRRNIGLLIEGHVQYQFMTIEQIEKFYSVFYPAWCRDAYYELMRKLKVAPGQRISRMSCGQRSQVALGLILAQNPELLVLDDFSLGLDPGYRRLFVDYLREYARAESKTVFLTSHIIQDMERLVDDCIIMDYGSILTQRPVAELLAEVRRYGFTVPEGYEIPDAKEFYHPSVIRNRAELFSFLPPAEVERTLRRLQVPYGEFTSEQVTSLEDAFIGLTGKY, via the coding sequence ATGAGTGCAATCATCGAGTGTCGCAATCTGACACATTATTACGGGCGGCGTCTGATCTACCGCGACCTGAGCTTCGACGTGCCGCAGGGGCGGATTCTGGGGCTGCTGGGGAAGAACGGTACGGGCAAGACCACGACCATCAACATCCTGAGCGGCTACCTGAAACCCCGCAGCGGCGAATGCCGCATCTTCGGGCAGGAGGTGCAGAACCTCGATCCCGTGCTGCGGCGCAATATCGGCCTGCTGATCGAGGGACACGTGCAGTACCAGTTCATGACCATCGAACAGATCGAGAAGTTCTACTCGGTCTTCTACCCCGCCTGGTGCCGCGACGCCTACTACGAGTTGATGCGCAAGCTGAAAGTCGCACCCGGGCAGCGGATTTCGCGCATGTCGTGCGGCCAGCGTTCGCAGGTGGCGCTGGGGCTGATTCTGGCGCAGAATCCCGAACTGCTCGTGCTCGACGACTTCTCGCTGGGGCTCGATCCGGGCTATCGCCGGCTCTTCGTCGACTACCTGCGCGAATATGCCCGCGCCGAGTCGAAAACCGTCTTTCTGACCTCGCATATCATTCAGGATATGGAGCGCCTGGTCGACGACTGTATCATCATGGACTACGGCAGCATCCTGACGCAGCGCCCCGTCGCGGAGCTGCTGGCCGAAGTGCGGCGTTACGGCTTCACCGTGCCCGAGGGCTACGAGATTCCCGACGCGAAGGAGTTTTACCACCCGTCGGTGATCCGCAACCGGGCCGAACTCTTTTCGTTCCTGCCGCCCGCCGAGGTCGAGCGGACGCTGCGGCGGTTGCAGGTGCCTTACGGCGAATTTACCTCCGAACAGGTGACGTCGCTCGAAGACGCCTTTATCGGTCTGACCGGAAAATATTGA
- the nadD gene encoding nicotinate (nicotinamide) nucleotide adenylyltransferase, which yields MKHVVLYFGSFNPVHRGHIALAEWVAEHVGCDEVVLVVSPKNPLKADDSLAPELNRFEMAELACARSRFPERIKPSVIEFLLEKPSYTIDTLRYLSRNYGGQMRFSVLLGADLVPQLERWRDYREILDGYPLLVYPRRGFETTQYLDRITLLNEAPLCDFSSTEVRRALEQGDDASAMLTPEVLAYIREKRLWDPVRYAERLTERIGEEPCNAALLVERGRWYYRRQEWGKALNDFNRALGIDPARDEARQYAEQIEEILAFRYKDIYNP from the coding sequence GTGAAACACGTCGTTCTCTATTTCGGTTCGTTCAATCCCGTCCATCGGGGGCATATCGCATTGGCCGAGTGGGTAGCCGAGCATGTCGGCTGCGACGAGGTGGTGCTGGTCGTCTCGCCGAAGAACCCGCTCAAAGCGGACGATTCGCTCGCACCCGAGCTGAACCGTTTCGAAATGGCCGAACTGGCCTGCGCCCGCTCGCGTTTCCCCGAACGGATCAAACCCTCGGTCATCGAATTCCTGCTCGAAAAACCCTCCTACACGATCGACACGCTGCGGTACCTCTCGCGGAACTACGGCGGACAAATGCGTTTTTCGGTACTGCTGGGCGCCGACCTCGTCCCGCAGCTCGAACGCTGGCGAGACTACCGCGAGATCCTCGACGGCTATCCGCTGCTGGTCTACCCGCGCAGGGGCTTCGAGACGACGCAATACCTCGACCGGATCACCCTTCTGAACGAAGCGCCGCTGTGCGACTTCTCCTCGACCGAGGTGCGCCGCGCATTGGAACAGGGCGACGACGCATCGGCGATGCTCACGCCCGAAGTGCTGGCCTACATCCGCGAGAAACGGCTCTGGGACCCCGTCCGCTACGCCGAACGGCTCACCGAACGCATCGGCGAGGAGCCGTGCAACGCCGCACTGCTCGTCGAACGCGGACGGTGGTACTACCGCCGCCAGGAGTGGGGCAAGGCGCTCAACGATTTCAACCGCGCGCTCGGAATCGATCCCGCACGCGACGAAGCGCGCCAATACGCCGAACAGATCGAGGAAATCCTCGCCTTCCGTTACAAAGACATCTACAACCCGTAA
- a CDS encoding YicC/YloC family endoribonuclease gives MTGFGKAERLAPNKKFSVEIRSLNSKQLDLSIKMPSAYRSLEPEIRTLATKALQRGKVEIFVTAESTAVETSAHINKEQFRAYVRQLSDALTYAGMEASFDAMMQSVLRMPDVVSTPNETVPEEEHAALLAAAGEAVARLDDFRLQEGATLIADLLRRVDKIEGYKEEVVPYEKARTETIKARIRENLAQLDVEVDSNRLEQEMIFYLEKLDITEEKVRLQNHCRYFREVAADEETPGRKLGFIAQEMGREINTMGSKANESNIQILVVKMKDELEKIKEQVLNIL, from the coding sequence ATGACCGGTTTCGGCAAGGCCGAAAGGCTCGCCCCGAATAAGAAATTCAGCGTCGAAATCCGCTCGCTCAACTCCAAACAGCTCGACCTGAGCATCAAAATGCCCTCGGCGTACCGTTCGCTCGAACCCGAAATCCGCACGCTGGCGACAAAGGCGTTGCAGCGCGGCAAGGTCGAAATTTTCGTCACGGCCGAGAGTACGGCTGTCGAGACTTCGGCCCATATAAATAAGGAGCAGTTCCGCGCCTACGTCCGCCAGTTGAGCGATGCGCTCACCTATGCAGGTATGGAGGCTTCGTTCGACGCCATGATGCAGTCGGTGCTGCGAATGCCCGACGTGGTTTCGACGCCTAACGAAACGGTACCCGAAGAGGAGCACGCCGCGCTGCTGGCGGCGGCGGGGGAGGCCGTCGCCCGGCTCGACGACTTCCGCTTGCAGGAGGGCGCCACGCTGATCGCCGACCTGCTGCGGCGCGTGGACAAGATCGAAGGCTACAAGGAGGAGGTAGTCCCCTACGAAAAGGCGCGCACCGAGACGATCAAGGCCCGCATCCGCGAGAATCTGGCGCAGCTCGACGTCGAGGTCGATTCGAACCGGCTGGAACAGGAGATGATCTTCTACCTTGAAAAGCTCGACATCACCGAGGAGAAGGTACGCTTGCAAAACCACTGCCGCTATTTCCGCGAAGTGGCTGCCGACGAGGAGACGCCCGGGCGCAAACTCGGTTTCATCGCTCAGGAGATGGGGCGCGAAATCAATACGATGGGCTCGAAGGCCAACGAGAGCAACATCCAGATTCTCGTGGTAAAGATGAAGGACGAGCTCGAAAAAATCAAAGAGCAAGTACTCAATATTTTATAA
- a CDS encoding PepSY-associated TM helix domain-containing protein: MNSTANRLRRWSRNVHRELSFFFSGMLLIYAVSGLVMNHRDTINPNYSVEQRRYVVGEPLPARDRLTRDDVVRLLAPLDEADNYTKHYFPESDVLKVFLKGGSSLTVRLSDGEAFYEKLTRRPVLGAMTRLHYNPGRWWTWFSDLFAVGLVAIVASGLLLLKGPKGLRGRGGMELAAGIAVPLLFLIFF, encoded by the coding sequence ATGAATTCGACCGCTAACCGGCTGCGTCGCTGGAGCCGGAACGTGCACCGCGAGCTGTCGTTCTTCTTTTCGGGAATGCTGCTTATCTACGCCGTTTCGGGGCTGGTGATGAACCACCGCGATACGATCAATCCCAACTATTCGGTCGAGCAGCGGCGCTACGTCGTCGGGGAGCCGCTTCCCGCACGGGATCGGCTGACGCGCGACGACGTCGTCCGTCTGCTCGCGCCGCTGGACGAGGCCGACAACTACACCAAACACTATTTTCCGGAATCGGACGTGCTCAAAGTCTTCCTCAAAGGCGGTTCGAGCCTCACCGTACGGCTATCGGACGGCGAGGCGTTCTACGAGAAGCTGACGCGCCGTCCCGTGCTGGGGGCCATGACGCGCCTGCATTACAATCCCGGGCGATGGTGGACGTGGTTCTCGGATCTGTTCGCCGTGGGACTCGTGGCGATCGTCGCAAGCGGCTTGTTGCTGCTCAAGGGGCCGAAGGGGCTTCGGGGACGCGGAGGCATGGAACTGGCCGCCGGTATCGCCGTTCCATTGTTGTTCCTGATTTTCTTTTAA
- the gmk gene encoding guanylate kinase, which yields MGKLIIFSAPSGSGKTTIVRELLRRIPQLEFSISATSRAPRGTERDGVDYYFLSPDEFRRAVDEERFVEWEEVYAGTCYGTLRSELDRIWGKGHTILFDVDVLGGINLKRIFGADACSVFIMPPSIEELERRLELRGTDAPEVIAKRVAKAEFELTKAPEFDHVVVNDVLDTAVAEVERIVRDFLS from the coding sequence ATGGGAAAACTCATCATCTTTTCGGCTCCGAGCGGTTCGGGCAAGACGACCATCGTGCGCGAGTTGCTCCGACGGATTCCCCAGCTGGAATTCTCGATCTCGGCCACTTCGCGCGCACCGCGCGGTACGGAGCGCGACGGCGTGGACTACTATTTCCTCTCGCCCGACGAATTCCGCCGGGCGGTCGACGAAGAGCGTTTCGTCGAATGGGAGGAGGTCTATGCCGGCACCTGCTACGGCACGCTGCGCAGCGAACTCGACCGCATCTGGGGGAAAGGGCATACCATTCTGTTCGACGTCGACGTGCTGGGAGGGATCAACCTCAAACGCATCTTCGGCGCCGACGCCTGCTCCGTCTTCATCATGCCGCCGTCGATCGAGGAGCTGGAACGCCGGCTCGAACTCCGCGGCACCGATGCTCCCGAAGTGATCGCCAAACGGGTCGCCAAAGCGGAGTTCGAACTGACCAAGGCGCCCGAATTCGACCACGTCGTCGTCAACGACGTGCTGGACACGGCCGTGGCGGAGGTCGAACGCATCGTGCGCGACTTTCTCAGCTAA
- a CDS encoding D-alanine--D-alanine ligase, with amino-acid sequence MNRLKIAFLAGGDSSEREIALQSAAQIEAALDPGKYDVTVIDVRGRDWHYTAPDGRRWQLDRNDFSLTVDGCRREFDYALILIHGTPGEDGKLQGYLDIMGIPYSSCSMTSSVITFDKISTKRAVAATGVGLARERFIRRGDAVDPDALAAELGLPLFVKPNASGSSFGVTRVERAGEIPAAVERAFAESDEVLVEECIRGREMGCGVLIAGGREYLLPITEIRPKKEFFDFQAKYEAGYSDEITPAEIAPQTAAELHRLALAAYKACRCRGIVRVDFIVTPEGRPYLIEINTIPGMSAGSIVPKQVRAAGMTLGELYDLIIADTCGRKP; translated from the coding sequence ATGAACAGATTGAAGATAGCGTTTCTGGCCGGAGGTGACTCTTCGGAACGGGAAATCGCATTGCAGAGCGCAGCCCAGATCGAAGCGGCGCTCGACCCTGGAAAATACGACGTGACGGTGATCGACGTCCGCGGCCGCGACTGGCACTACACGGCCCCCGACGGACGCCGGTGGCAGCTCGACCGCAACGACTTCTCGCTCACGGTAGACGGATGCCGCCGCGAATTCGACTACGCCCTGATTCTCATCCACGGCACGCCGGGCGAGGACGGCAAGTTGCAGGGCTACCTCGACATCATGGGCATTCCCTATTCGTCGTGCTCAATGACCTCGTCGGTCATCACCTTCGACAAGATCTCGACCAAGCGCGCCGTCGCCGCCACGGGCGTGGGGCTGGCGCGCGAACGGTTCATCCGCCGCGGCGACGCCGTCGATCCCGACGCACTCGCGGCCGAACTGGGACTGCCGCTCTTCGTCAAGCCCAACGCCTCGGGCAGCAGCTTCGGCGTGACGCGCGTCGAACGAGCCGGCGAAATTCCCGCCGCCGTCGAACGCGCCTTCGCCGAGAGCGACGAAGTGCTCGTCGAGGAGTGCATCCGCGGCCGCGAAATGGGCTGCGGCGTACTGATCGCCGGCGGCAGGGAATACCTGCTCCCGATCACGGAGATCCGGCCGAAAAAGGAGTTCTTCGATTTCCAGGCCAAATACGAGGCGGGCTATTCGGACGAGATCACGCCGGCCGAGATCGCACCGCAGACCGCGGCCGAACTCCACCGTCTCGCGCTGGCGGCCTACAAGGCCTGCCGCTGCCGGGGCATCGTGCGCGTGGATTTCATCGTCACGCCCGAAGGCCGTCCCTACCTGATCGAGATCAACACCATTCCCGGCATGAGCGCCGGCAGCATCGTACCCAAGCAGGTGCGCGCCGCCGGCATGACGCTGGGCGAACTCTACGACCTCATCATCGCCGACACGTGCGGCCGCAAGCCATGA
- a CDS encoding DUF4857 domain-containing protein, protein MIRFSKLFFGFTVFVLLLWLLPWAYNFAFYKPERTPFTLWSCVVGDFAVVDFAGDGIVRRDRGGRTYTDREFDSILPTFYARQLLNDERFPDSLCGVAVTPRLLQSENFMFRSTPAEINKPRTGLYPLLESMSGRVDLEMPDDVFRITSSGIEFVVMATNRIDRGKSDRFTEAMTRKGFRFPALAVAGNPSTRKEYDEGYLLLDASRQLFHLKQVKGRPYVRAIDLPEGVQPEHLFVTEFPSRRTLGFLTDTENGFHVLSKPSYEIVRVGIPGWNPESESLTVIGNMFDWTVRVTGAGADRYYAVDARREYRLIDSMVYGSERTPLPGLVFTSYDDGYVKPRFE, encoded by the coding sequence ATGATACGTTTCAGCAAACTATTTTTCGGCTTCACCGTGTTCGTGCTGCTTCTGTGGCTGCTGCCGTGGGCCTATAATTTCGCCTTCTACAAACCCGAACGGACGCCCTTCACGCTGTGGAGCTGCGTAGTCGGCGATTTCGCCGTGGTCGATTTCGCGGGCGACGGGATCGTGCGCCGCGACCGCGGCGGCCGCACCTACACCGACCGGGAGTTCGACAGCATCCTGCCGACCTTCTATGCGCGTCAGCTGCTCAACGACGAGCGGTTTCCCGATTCGCTGTGCGGCGTGGCCGTCACGCCCCGCCTGCTGCAAAGCGAGAACTTCATGTTCCGCTCGACGCCGGCGGAGATCAACAAACCCCGTACGGGGCTCTATCCGCTGTTGGAATCGATGTCGGGGCGCGTCGATCTGGAGATGCCCGACGACGTCTTCCGCATCACGTCCTCGGGTATCGAGTTCGTCGTCATGGCGACCAATCGCATCGACCGCGGAAAGAGCGACCGTTTCACCGAGGCGATGACCCGCAAGGGCTTCCGCTTTCCGGCGCTTGCGGTGGCGGGCAATCCGTCGACGCGCAAGGAGTACGACGAAGGCTATCTGCTGCTCGACGCTTCGCGGCAGTTGTTCCACCTCAAACAGGTCAAGGGGCGTCCCTATGTCCGTGCGATCGATCTGCCCGAAGGGGTGCAGCCCGAACATCTCTTCGTGACGGAGTTCCCGTCGCGTCGTACGCTGGGATTCCTGACCGATACGGAGAACGGGTTCCATGTATTGTCGAAACCCTCCTACGAGATCGTCCGCGTGGGGATTCCGGGCTGGAACCCCGAGAGCGAGTCGCTGACCGTCATCGGGAATATGTTCGACTGGACGGTGCGGGTCACGGGTGCCGGAGCCGACCGCTACTATGCGGTCGACGCCCGGCGGGAGTACCGGCTGATCGATTCGATGGTCTACGGGTCGGAGCGGACTCCCCTGCCCGGGCTGGTCTTCACGTCGTATGACGACGGCTATGTGAAACCCCGTTTCGAGTAG
- a CDS encoding peptidoglycan DD-metalloendopeptidase family protein yields the protein MKLRYLFTALLFTGAAAPLQAQSIDHMRKLLQEIQQEIDCLEKEQAETLKPQKEPQPVESTEYVDGVIAVDTLPSGNDAVMIVLFNDNTWKYLRNRDYVKDSEIYTRCWDTTKLFPYRDVVKLADLPRSVDIELVDSLKCYHYPYKAAIRSKFGMRRRRKHQGVDLPLKTGDPIYATFNGKVRISIPSSKSGGYGNLIVIRHDNGLETFYGHLSERIVHADEWVEAGQIIGYGGSTGRSTGPHLHFETRYCGQSFDPERLIDFQSGNLRRETFLLKKSYLDIHSSASQDFEDEEAEANDEKRAEEARKALASAQYHRIRSGDTLGGIAVRYGTTVSRLCQLNGISRTTTLRIGRSLRVR from the coding sequence ATGAAATTGCGTTATCTTTTCACCGCCCTTCTTTTCACCGGCGCGGCCGCGCCCCTGCAAGCCCAGAGCATCGACCACATGCGCAAACTCCTGCAAGAGATCCAGCAGGAGATCGACTGCCTCGAAAAGGAGCAGGCCGAGACGCTCAAACCGCAGAAAGAGCCGCAGCCGGTCGAATCGACCGAATACGTCGACGGGGTGATCGCCGTCGACACGCTCCCTTCGGGCAACGACGCAGTGATGATCGTCCTGTTCAACGACAACACATGGAAATACCTCCGCAACCGCGACTACGTCAAGGACAGCGAAATCTACACCCGCTGCTGGGACACGACCAAACTCTTTCCCTACCGCGACGTGGTGAAGCTCGCCGACCTGCCGCGTTCGGTGGACATCGAGCTGGTCGACTCGCTCAAATGCTACCACTATCCCTACAAGGCCGCCATCCGTTCGAAGTTCGGTATGCGCCGCCGGCGCAAGCATCAGGGCGTAGACCTGCCGCTGAAAACGGGCGACCCGATCTACGCCACCTTCAACGGCAAGGTGCGCATCTCGATCCCGTCGTCCAAATCCGGCGGCTACGGCAACCTGATCGTCATCCGCCACGACAACGGACTGGAAACTTTCTACGGCCACCTCTCGGAGCGGATCGTCCACGCCGACGAATGGGTCGAGGCGGGGCAGATCATCGGCTACGGCGGCAGCACGGGACGCAGCACCGGCCCGCATCTCCACTTCGAGACGCGCTACTGCGGACAGTCGTTCGACCCCGAACGACTGATCGACTTCCAGAGCGGCAACCTGCGGCGCGAAACCTTCCTGCTCAAAAAGAGCTATCTGGATATCCATTCGAGCGCCTCGCAGGACTTCGAAGACGAGGAGGCCGAAGCCAACGACGAAAAGAGAGCCGAGGAGGCGCGCAAAGCGCTCGCTTCGGCGCAATACCACAGGATCCGTTCGGGCGACACGCTGGGCGGCATCGCGGTGCGTTACGGCACGACCGTTTCGCGGCTCTGCCAGCTCAACGGCATTTCGCGCACCACGACGCTGCGCATCGGCCGCTCGCTGCGCGTACGGTAG
- the serC gene encoding 3-phosphoserine/phosphohydroxythreonine transaminase: protein MKKHNFNAGPSILPEVVYEKTARAILDFNGTGLSILSISHRSKEFDEVMAQADSLLRELLDIPDNYKIIFIGGGASTHFFEVPANFLNTKAGYVNTGVWAKKAIKEAKRYGQTEVVASSEDRNFTYIPKGFDIPADLDYLHITTNNTIYGTEYTADLDSPVPVIADMSSDILSRPRDVSKYAMIYGGAQKNLAPAGVTFAIIREDMLDRIQRDLPTMVDYRTHVTNNSMFNTPPVFAIYALTETLNWLKSIGGVPEIYRRNQEKAALLYDEIDRNPLFVGTATEEDRSLMNICFVMAEGYEELAPEFLEFAKSQGMVGIKGHRLVGGFRASCYNALPKESVEALVACMQEFARKHGK, encoded by the coding sequence ATGAAAAAGCACAATTTTAACGCAGGACCTTCGATCCTGCCTGAAGTCGTTTATGAGAAGACGGCCCGGGCGATCCTCGATTTCAACGGGACGGGGTTGTCGATTCTCTCGATTTCACACCGCTCGAAGGAGTTCGACGAGGTGATGGCTCAGGCGGATTCGCTGCTGCGCGAATTGCTCGATATTCCCGATAACTACAAGATCATCTTCATCGGCGGCGGCGCCAGCACCCACTTCTTCGAGGTGCCCGCCAATTTCCTCAACACCAAGGCGGGATACGTCAATACCGGCGTCTGGGCGAAGAAGGCGATCAAGGAGGCCAAGCGTTACGGCCAGACCGAAGTCGTCGCCTCGTCCGAGGACCGGAATTTCACCTACATCCCCAAAGGCTTCGACATCCCCGCCGATCTGGACTACCTGCACATCACGACCAACAACACGATCTACGGTACGGAGTACACGGCCGACCTCGATTCGCCGGTGCCCGTGATCGCCGACATGAGTTCCGACATCCTGAGCCGTCCGCGCGATGTGAGCAAGTACGCCATGATCTACGGCGGCGCGCAGAAGAATCTCGCTCCGGCGGGTGTCACGTTCGCCATTATCCGCGAGGATATGCTCGACCGGATTCAGCGCGATCTGCCCACGATGGTCGACTACCGCACGCACGTGACCAACAACTCGATGTTCAACACGCCGCCCGTGTTCGCCATCTACGCGCTGACCGAGACGCTCAACTGGCTCAAATCGATCGGCGGCGTGCCCGAAATCTACCGCCGCAACCAGGAGAAGGCGGCGCTGCTCTACGACGAGATCGACCGCAACCCCCTCTTCGTGGGTACGGCGACCGAGGAGGACCGTTCGCTGATGAACATCTGCTTCGTCATGGCCGAGGGCTACGAGGAGCTGGCGCCCGAGTTCTTGGAGTTCGCCAAGTCGCAGGGCATGGTGGGCATCAAGGGACACCGTCTGGTGGGCGGTTTCCGCGCTTCGTGCTACAACGCCCTTCCGAAAGAGAGCGTCGAGGCGCTGGTGGCCTGCATGCAGGAGTTCGCCCGCAAACACGGCAAATAG